In Synechococcus sp. CC9616, the following are encoded in one genomic region:
- a CDS encoding DUF3119 family protein, with protein MSSTPNNVTLKPDVRLPLLVVALGTALLPLPLHPWPTFVVVLFGLFLLLQTFSLRLEFEERALIVWQNGRELRRFPYDQWLAWRLFAPWLPGLFYFRETKSIHFLPILFSPKELRDQLESRLGPLEQPANDSDP; from the coding sequence ATGAGCTCCACTCCAAACAACGTCACCTTGAAACCGGACGTGCGACTGCCCTTGCTGGTGGTGGCTCTTGGCACTGCTCTGCTGCCGCTGCCATTGCATCCATGGCCAACGTTTGTGGTGGTGCTCTTCGGTCTGTTTCTGCTGCTCCAGACCTTCAGCCTCAGGCTGGAATTTGAGGAGAGAGCCCTGATCGTATGGCAGAACGGACGCGAGCTGCGCCGTTTCCCCTACGACCAATGGCTGGCCTGGCGCCTGTTTGCACCCTGGCTGCCGGGCTTGTTCTATTTCCGTGAGACGAAAAGCATTCACTTTCTGCCGATCCTGTTCAGCCCAAAGGAGCTGCGAGATCAGCTGGAATCACGACTCGGCCCCCTGGAGCAGCCTGCGAACGACAGCGATCCTTAA
- a CDS encoding DUF4347 domain-containing protein, translating to MTSVALDCTRDALVLGDASCSGIRQLLDASLFPAAKLTTNLSPLAAITKALQQQRARGLDVRTLHLIAHGDPGVVWVGNQPIDCAALLANSELLASWGLKQIALWSCHVGADGDFIALLAELTGADVFSSADSLDRFAVLNEVVPAKYGELKTPGMSIAYIADPFMWPESFRLGRKRKSQSRAAVQNLEVMSVGDTFFGVDQVNDVWQINPTFEEQPDIGQAFIRVLNLSDPIPTGDEEPTKLITPQGSGEGANGVAFDTEEDYLYFFYKGVVDGDDRPPNSNSEWNIIWWPIGEEQEWGWINPPGNNFGSNNSIPANASFYDGSLWYFGGGNSKKLYQLKLDYEVGPVPAASQLIAHEVKKYPPGGYGDIAIDMEGILYGSQSNNKDGGRTFFSIDLKQLISPDDCPDGDCNPYKLLNSNLTVEKPDSKEKVSVGLQLSFNESYDALFGQTYDNKGGGYIPGAFYVFNFKENDEGFERDELGNRIINPVPQYTGYSVPDLNEYVGRGFTDLGGATNSPAPPLPPDFTLEAAGASCDNESGAGLNTKGLFKFDVILDNLSDWEYVFREQDFYGPFDFDLTLVGDGGSSEAFSLDSSDIKILNSSGKSIGLVGSSGPDENEFFVDKKDDDGSGVSQFIFEASLPIASLESGDAVKLDLMLAVTGEEKSAQVISDGLEECFPGAIESIKGKAVCDDEAASSEQEAAQFLFNVEREETDDVQYYQYELGAAGLEGGTYEVQHSDLIAFAEDGSLVDEGVEIVERVDEDVLDREADAVRTGYIKVQGNVRSFDAEILLSGENFVGNEEITLTLTNAYESPNGDGIQTIGATAVEGAAALNDDCILPLPSAGEVQRVEATSACELDGTSSKKDAVFKFEVSFDPVGTEAQLYGYSFEALGEWSESGYRLQEIVFPDDVALRPSSKTAGKIVVPAGMETFEVDVYVKSNQVLTGEEALALTISNNSSEAKGSNSLKDADCAPTIGEVDQVTGVAACEPEGLTNKQRATFSFDVVVQPGDLPQIYDYSFVPSGFQTGSSGDPVEITGIDVVNSDGVEFLKQPGREGQLQVDAGVESFRVEVSVTSKGAITGEEALELSLANDRSSVSGTASLADHECKQSAVLETLDGLGYCSDSDDGDTDLSFYYRASFDPGLPTLYGYELGIDNLSLTADYSINDLEFTDLQGDAVDVQVQRESGGIGTILVGKDVSDVVVSVAANATGEITGQEALTLSIGEPQESGGVEDGTGLTASVGFGDYLEICDPLGPQVTSINAQVDCSPDDDENVLVSRFIYDVNLIADNAGPKTYEYSFVPSGFEEDRDDYSVSVIPSEDYSSKDLQSGALQGEIRVAEGVDHFKLEIDIQAGENLVETESLSLTLADERSSEEATASLATSDCIEQVPDSHLYLLMNNSTSMLSPEPSTSQTSAPTMLEAQNRIAFYSFEQAAAKAGFGFRNINDDSFESFGETSTNAILSNSSESLAQTLQDYELVDDPYDGKKAGNLTVYLITYGYIVDYRREDFRSNNLLAGASPGEEGLNLAQRILLTSTPNKIYGNSIENNPNWEAYDLPEPTEDDYFPRNWKELGVNASNLYSGTEMLGAFTGLTHLLRQKRRTNDIQSDESVAITVATDGRPERRPWWDNRDGDGSGVSIPLPESLGGDEITAAGLLYNNDGSFQYNLDNDGVAQWPKMQGKLNKQMDRLAKKLNDPSQQFEVDVIGLGEEDVIGVGADDVVNFPAIYDNLFNEQTFDDSDSTWAYNVIEDLPDFFD from the coding sequence ATGACGTCCGTCGCTCTCGATTGCACGCGTGATGCTCTGGTTCTGGGTGATGCAAGTTGTTCGGGGATCAGACAGCTCCTCGATGCGTCCCTCTTCCCTGCAGCAAAGCTGACCACAAACTTGAGCCCGCTTGCGGCGATCACTAAGGCGTTGCAGCAGCAACGAGCCAGGGGCCTAGACGTGCGCACTTTGCATCTGATTGCCCACGGCGATCCCGGTGTGGTGTGGGTTGGCAATCAGCCCATTGACTGCGCTGCCTTGCTTGCGAATTCAGAGCTATTGGCCAGCTGGGGTCTTAAGCAGATCGCCCTATGGAGTTGCCATGTGGGTGCCGATGGCGATTTCATTGCCTTGCTGGCAGAGCTCACAGGCGCTGATGTTTTTAGCAGCGCTGATTCTTTAGATCGTTTTGCTGTTTTGAATGAAGTGGTGCCAGCGAAATATGGCGAGTTGAAGACGCCCGGAATGTCCATCGCCTACATTGCTGATCCATTCATGTGGCCTGAATCATTTCGTTTGGGACGCAAAAGAAAGAGTCAGAGTCGAGCTGCTGTTCAGAATCTTGAAGTGATGTCGGTTGGAGATACATTTTTTGGAGTTGATCAAGTTAATGATGTCTGGCAGATTAATCCAACATTTGAGGAGCAACCTGATATAGGACAAGCATTTATTAGAGTTTTAAATCTTTCGGACCCTATCCCTACTGGTGACGAGGAACCTACCAAATTAATAACTCCTCAAGGCAGCGGAGAAGGCGCTAATGGGGTCGCATTTGACACGGAAGAAGATTATTTATATTTCTTTTATAAGGGTGTTGTGGATGGGGATGATCGGCCACCGAATTCAAATTCAGAATGGAATATCATCTGGTGGCCTATCGGAGAGGAGCAAGAATGGGGATGGATAAATCCGCCTGGGAATAATTTTGGTTCGAACAATAGTATTCCTGCTAACGCTTCGTTTTACGACGGTTCGCTTTGGTACTTTGGAGGAGGGAACAGTAAAAAGTTATATCAATTAAAGCTTGACTACGAAGTTGGTCCTGTGCCTGCTGCGAGTCAATTAATTGCGCATGAAGTAAAGAAATATCCCCCAGGTGGATATGGGGATATTGCAATTGATATGGAAGGCATCTTGTATGGATCTCAATCAAATAATAAAGATGGTGGACGAACGTTTTTTAGTATTGATCTCAAGCAGTTGATTTCGCCTGATGATTGCCCTGATGGAGATTGCAATCCTTACAAGCTTTTGAATTCCAATTTAACAGTTGAGAAGCCAGATTCTAAAGAGAAAGTATCTGTTGGTCTTCAGCTTTCTTTTAACGAGTCTTACGACGCTCTGTTTGGGCAAACATACGACAACAAAGGAGGTGGATATATACCTGGAGCTTTTTATGTATTCAACTTTAAGGAAAATGATGAAGGTTTTGAAAGAGATGAATTAGGCAATCGAATCATCAATCCGGTCCCTCAATACACGGGGTATAGCGTTCCCGACTTGAATGAATACGTCGGCAGGGGGTTTACGGATCTTGGCGGGGCGACGAATTCACCGGCACCTCCGCTCCCACCTGATTTCACTCTTGAAGCTGCTGGCGCCAGCTGTGACAATGAGAGTGGTGCCGGCTTAAACACAAAAGGGTTGTTCAAGTTTGATGTAATCCTCGATAATCTCAGCGACTGGGAGTATGTGTTTAGGGAGCAAGACTTCTATGGTCCTTTTGATTTTGATCTGACTCTGGTTGGAGACGGCGGATCCAGCGAAGCTTTTTCTTTGGACTCTAGTGATATTAAGATATTAAATTCTAGTGGGAAAAGTATAGGTCTAGTCGGCTCTTCTGGGCCGGATGAAAATGAATTTTTTGTTGATAAAAAAGATGACGATGGCTCAGGGGTTTCGCAGTTTATTTTCGAGGCTTCTCTTCCGATCGCTTCTCTGGAGTCTGGCGACGCGGTCAAGCTGGATTTGATGCTCGCGGTGACAGGGGAAGAAAAGAGCGCACAGGTCATCAGTGATGGCTTGGAGGAATGTTTTCCCGGCGCGATTGAATCAATCAAGGGCAAAGCTGTTTGTGATGATGAGGCTGCAAGTTCTGAGCAGGAAGCGGCGCAGTTCCTGTTCAACGTTGAGCGTGAGGAAACTGATGATGTTCAATATTATCAGTATGAATTAGGTGCTGCTGGTCTCGAGGGGGGGACCTATGAGGTCCAACATTCAGATTTGATTGCTTTCGCTGAAGATGGCAGTTTAGTGGATGAAGGGGTCGAGATCGTTGAGCGGGTTGATGAAGACGTTCTGGATCGAGAGGCTGATGCAGTACGTACGGGTTACATCAAAGTTCAAGGAAATGTGCGGTCATTTGATGCCGAGATCTTGCTGTCAGGCGAGAACTTTGTTGGCAATGAAGAGATCACGCTGACGCTTACAAATGCTTATGAAAGTCCCAATGGCGATGGAATTCAAACCATTGGAGCAACTGCTGTTGAGGGCGCAGCAGCGCTGAATGACGATTGCATTCTTCCGCTGCCATCGGCAGGAGAGGTGCAACGTGTGGAGGCAACATCAGCCTGTGAGCTTGATGGCACGTCAAGTAAGAAAGATGCGGTGTTCAAATTTGAGGTGTCGTTTGATCCGGTTGGAACGGAAGCGCAGTTGTATGGATACAGCTTTGAAGCCTTGGGTGAGTGGAGCGAGAGTGGCTATCGCCTCCAGGAGATTGTCTTCCCTGATGATGTGGCATTGAGGCCATCAAGTAAGACCGCTGGAAAGATTGTTGTGCCTGCGGGCATGGAGACGTTTGAGGTGGATGTGTATGTGAAATCCAACCAGGTGCTCACCGGTGAGGAGGCATTGGCACTCACGATCAGCAATAACTCCAGTGAGGCAAAAGGGTCCAACAGCCTGAAGGATGCCGACTGTGCGCCAACGATTGGAGAGGTGGACCAGGTGACGGGTGTGGCGGCCTGTGAGCCGGAAGGGCTCACGAACAAGCAGCGCGCCACATTCAGTTTTGATGTTGTTGTGCAGCCCGGTGATCTGCCCCAGATCTACGACTACAGCTTTGTGCCATCGGGTTTTCAGACTGGTTCCTCAGGCGATCCGGTTGAGATCACTGGAATTGACGTCGTCAACAGTGATGGCGTTGAGTTTTTAAAGCAGCCCGGCAGAGAGGGACAACTGCAGGTGGATGCCGGTGTGGAGTCGTTCCGGGTGGAGGTCTCGGTGACCTCCAAAGGGGCGATCACGGGTGAGGAAGCTCTGGAGTTATCCCTCGCCAACGACCGGTCGTCGGTCTCAGGTACAGCGAGTTTGGCTGATCATGAGTGCAAGCAAAGTGCTGTTCTCGAGACTCTTGATGGTCTTGGTTATTGCAGTGATTCGGATGACGGTGATACAGATCTGAGCTTCTATTACCGCGCCTCATTTGATCCAGGGCTGCCGACGCTGTACGGCTACGAACTTGGAATAGACAACTTGTCGTTGACGGCTGATTACTCGATCAATGATCTGGAATTCACAGATTTGCAGGGGGACGCGGTGGATGTTCAGGTTCAGCGTGAGTCCGGTGGAATCGGAACGATTCTGGTGGGTAAGGATGTCAGTGATGTGGTGGTGTCTGTTGCGGCCAATGCGACGGGCGAGATCACAGGACAGGAAGCGCTCACCCTCTCCATCGGTGAGCCTCAGGAGAGTGGCGGTGTTGAGGATGGAACGGGGCTGACCGCCAGCGTTGGGTTTGGTGATTATCTCGAAATCTGTGATCCGCTCGGCCCCCAGGTGACCTCCATCAATGCGCAAGTGGATTGCAGTCCGGATGATGATGAGAATGTGCTTGTGTCCAGGTTTATTTACGACGTCAATCTGATTGCGGATAACGCAGGGCCAAAGACCTATGAGTATTCCTTTGTGCCATCGGGATTTGAGGAAGATCGGGATGATTACAGCGTCTCGGTGATTCCATCAGAGGATTACAGCTCCAAGGATCTCCAATCTGGAGCGTTGCAGGGCGAGATACGTGTGGCGGAGGGTGTGGATCACTTCAAGCTGGAGATTGATATTCAGGCTGGAGAAAATCTCGTTGAAACGGAATCTCTTTCGCTGACGCTTGCTGATGAGCGTTCCTCCGAAGAGGCGACAGCAAGCCTGGCGACCAGTGACTGCATCGAGCAGGTGCCGGATTCTCATCTTTATCTGTTGATGAACAATTCAACATCGATGTTGTCTCCAGAGCCATCCACCAGCCAAACCTCTGCTCCCACGATGTTGGAGGCCCAGAACCGCATCGCCTTCTATTCCTTTGAGCAGGCAGCCGCCAAGGCGGGCTTCGGATTCCGCAACATCAATGATGACAGTTTTGAAAGCTTTGGTGAAACCTCGACAAATGCGATCTTGTCCAACTCATCGGAATCACTGGCACAAACACTGCAGGATTATGAACTGGTCGATGATCCATATGATGGCAAAAAGGCAGGTAACTTAACGGTTTATTTGATTACGTATGGGTATATCGTTGACTACCGGCGGGAGGATTTCCGGTCTAATAATTTGCTCGCTGGTGCCTCTCCCGGTGAGGAGGGTTTGAATCTTGCTCAGAGAATTCTTTTGACATCGACGCCCAATAAGATCTACGGAAACAGCATTGAGAACAATCCGAATTGGGAGGCCTACGACCTGCCGGAGCCAACGGAGGATGATTACTTTCCGCGCAATTGGAAAGAGCTGGGGGTGAATGCCTCCAACCTGTATTCCGGAACGGAGATGTTGGGTGCTTTCACGGGCTTGACCCATTTGTTGCGTCAAAAGCGCCGTACGAACGACATCCAATCTGATGAGTCGGTGGCGATCACGGTGGCGACGGATGGCCGGCCGGAGCGACGTCCGTGGTGGGACAACCGGGATGGGGATGGTTCTGGTGTTTCTATTCCTTTGCCTGAATCATTGGGCGGCGATGAGATCACGGCAGCAGGTCTGCTCTACAACAATGACGGTTCTTTTCAGTACAACCTCGATAACGATGGTGTGGCCCAGTGGCCGAAGATGCAGGGCAAGTTGAACAAGCAGATGGATCGTCTGGCCAAGAAACTCAATGATCCAAGCCAACAGTTTGAAGTGGATGTGATCGGTTTAGGAGAGGAGGATGTGATTGGTGTAGGGGCGGATGATGTTGTGAATTTTCCTGCGATTTACGACAATCTCTTTAATGAACAAACCTTTGACGACAGTGATTCAACCTGGGCCTACAACGTGATCGAAGACCTGCCTGACTTCTTTGATTGA
- a CDS encoding MFS transporter codes for MLAYGLGDAGTGLAATQLGFYLFPFFTCEAGMPAFIAGSLLTVLKVWDALNDPLIGWLSDHTESRWGPRLPWILTAALPLGISLAAMWWVPPGDLWQRTTYYALMAILLMTAYTSVNLPYAALATELTPDTTVRTRLNAARFTGSILAGTIGLSVAVIVLREGGGGYALMGQITGSVAAAATLLCCWGLAPFAKRAQRPVPNSERPQQQLRRVMANPRFIRVLGLYLLLWFAVQLMQVVALIWLVQVVHVPSSQATLLLLAFNIAALLGLQLWSLMSNQRGRITSLRWGAGLWIAACLVSMVYPTLPDTADLLQLLPLVGLIALVGFGAATAYLIPWSLLPDAIDADPEKPAGIYTAWMVFGQKLIIGLTMTVFGSLLSLTGYISSRGNCSGALSFIDQPDSALLAIRLCMGLIPAVLVVLGLVVMRGWPDRGAHLQANAG; via the coding sequence ATGCTGGCTTACGGACTTGGCGATGCCGGAACCGGTCTGGCAGCCACCCAACTGGGCTTTTACCTGTTTCCTTTTTTCACTTGTGAAGCAGGAATGCCGGCCTTCATCGCCGGCTCCCTGCTCACGGTGCTCAAGGTCTGGGATGCCTTGAACGACCCGTTGATCGGCTGGCTGAGCGACCACACCGAGAGCCGCTGGGGTCCACGACTCCCTTGGATCCTCACAGCAGCACTGCCGCTCGGCATCAGCCTGGCCGCGATGTGGTGGGTGCCTCCCGGGGATCTCTGGCAGCGCACGACCTATTACGCACTGATGGCAATCCTGCTGATGACGGCGTACACCAGCGTGAATCTGCCCTATGCAGCCCTCGCCACTGAACTGACGCCAGACACCACCGTGCGGACACGGCTGAACGCAGCTCGTTTCACCGGGTCCATCCTCGCTGGAACCATCGGTCTCTCCGTGGCGGTGATCGTGCTGCGGGAAGGCGGAGGTGGCTACGCCCTGATGGGACAGATCACGGGCTCGGTGGCCGCCGCCGCCACCCTGCTTTGCTGCTGGGGACTGGCGCCTTTTGCTAAACGGGCCCAACGCCCTGTCCCCAACAGCGAGCGACCGCAGCAACAGCTGAGGCGCGTGATGGCCAATCCCCGCTTTATCCGGGTGCTGGGGCTGTATCTGCTGCTCTGGTTTGCCGTTCAGCTGATGCAGGTTGTGGCCTTGATCTGGCTGGTGCAGGTGGTGCATGTGCCCTCATCCCAGGCGACGCTGCTGCTGCTGGCGTTCAACATCGCCGCTTTGCTTGGGCTGCAGCTCTGGAGCCTGATGAGCAACCAGCGGGGACGGATCACTTCATTGCGCTGGGGAGCTGGGCTCTGGATCGCCGCCTGCCTGGTTTCAATGGTTTACCCCACCCTTCCCGACACCGCAGACCTGCTGCAGTTGCTGCCGCTGGTGGGCCTGATCGCGCTGGTGGGATTCGGAGCGGCCACGGCCTATCTGATTCCCTGGTCCCTGCTGCCGGATGCGATCGATGCAGATCCTGAAAAACCGGCCGGGATCTACACGGCCTGGATGGTGTTTGGCCAAAAGTTGATTATTGGTCTCACCATGACGGTGTTCGGCAGCCTGCTCTCACTCACCGGCTACATCTCCAGCCGAGGGAATTGCAGCGGCGCCCTGAGCTTCATCGATCAACCCGACTCTGCTCTGCTGGCGATCCGGCTCTGCATGGGACTGATCCCAGCCGTTCTGGTGGTGCTTGGGCTTGTGGTGATGCGAGGCTGGCCGGATCGAGGGGCTCACCTGCAGGCCAACGCCGGATGA
- the plsY gene encoding glycerol-3-phosphate 1-O-acyltransferase PlsY has translation MILTTLLLIAIGYLLGAIPSGYLAARWLKGIDLRDCGSGSTGATNVLRNVGKAPALVVFLVDVGKGALTVLLAKSAGLNDWVQVLAGLAALAGHIWPIWLGWKGGKAVATGLGMFLGLAWPVGLACFGLFIAVISIFRIVSLSSVVAAIGLPLLMLISGSGSAYVVVSLVAMLLVLWRHRSNIQRLIAGTEPRIGQKQSAN, from the coding sequence GTGATCCTGACGACGCTGTTGCTGATTGCGATCGGCTACCTGCTGGGAGCCATCCCCAGTGGTTACCTCGCAGCTCGCTGGCTGAAGGGTATCGATCTACGTGATTGCGGCTCCGGCAGCACCGGCGCTACCAACGTGCTGCGCAATGTGGGCAAGGCGCCGGCATTGGTGGTGTTTCTGGTGGATGTGGGCAAGGGCGCCCTGACGGTGCTGCTGGCGAAAAGCGCTGGCCTGAACGACTGGGTTCAGGTGCTTGCAGGCCTGGCGGCATTGGCTGGTCACATCTGGCCGATCTGGCTGGGCTGGAAAGGCGGCAAGGCGGTGGCCACAGGCCTCGGGATGTTCCTGGGCCTGGCCTGGCCGGTGGGGCTGGCCTGCTTTGGGTTGTTTATAGCGGTGATCTCGATCTTCCGGATCGTGTCGCTCTCCAGCGTGGTGGCCGCCATCGGCCTACCGCTGCTGATGCTCATTTCCGGCAGCGGCAGCGCCTACGTGGTGGTGTCGCTGGTGGCGATGCTGCTGGTGCTGTGGCGGCACCGCAGCAACATTCAACGGCTGATCGCCGGCACCGAACCTCGCATTGGGCAAAAGCAGAGCGCGAACTGA
- a CDS encoding ABC transporter permease, producing MNTPRWLKRLGASCLIGGQAVAATLKGRINMVDLQDQLMEAGPGSMLIVLIISVAAGSVFNIQVAAELTRQGAGSTVGGILAIGLAREIAPLLTACLLAGKVATAYAAQLGTMKVTEQIDAITMLRTDPVEYLVVPRMIAMVVMAPVQCFFFFIMAIWSGQITSTEFYNIPPAVFWTSVRSWMDPEDLPFMLVKAVVFGLIIAIIACGWGLTTRGGPKEVGTSTTGAVVMILILVSIMDVVLTQVLFGV from the coding sequence ATGAACACTCCCCGCTGGCTGAAACGACTGGGAGCGAGCTGCCTGATCGGTGGGCAGGCCGTTGCTGCCACCTTGAAAGGTCGAATCAACATGGTGGATCTTCAGGATCAACTGATGGAGGCCGGCCCCGGCAGCATGCTGATCGTGCTGATCATCTCGGTGGCTGCCGGTTCGGTATTCAACATCCAGGTGGCCGCAGAACTCACGCGCCAGGGGGCAGGCTCCACGGTGGGCGGCATCCTGGCGATCGGATTGGCGCGTGAGATCGCACCGTTGCTCACCGCCTGTCTGCTAGCGGGAAAGGTGGCAACGGCCTACGCGGCCCAGCTGGGCACGATGAAGGTGACGGAGCAAATCGACGCAATCACCATGCTGCGCACCGATCCGGTGGAGTATCTGGTGGTGCCCCGGATGATCGCCATGGTGGTGATGGCACCGGTGCAGTGCTTCTTCTTTTTCATCATGGCGATCTGGAGCGGACAGATCACCAGCACGGAGTTTTACAACATCCCCCCCGCGGTGTTCTGGACCTCGGTGCGCAGCTGGATGGACCCCGAGGATCTCCCTTTCATGCTGGTGAAAGCCGTGGTCTTCGGGCTGATCATCGCGATCATCGCCTGCGGCTGGGGGCTGACCACCCGAGGTGGCCCCAAAGAGGTGGGCACAAGCACCACAGGCGCCGTCGTCATGATCCTGATCCTTGTGTCGATCATGGATGTCGTCCTTACCCAGGTTCTGTTCGGCGTATGA
- a CDS encoding DUF3086 domain-containing protein, which produces MPDDTDLTPQDSADPQPSSEASSETTSEPTAGDNAHRSTAAETGPLIELALKDLQGRREDLERDIAELTSRKQQLETELRSSFAGQSDAIARRVKGFQEYLGGALQDLVQSVESLELVVQPMVVKPSPLDQQGLDGSTATSSEPAAAAAAVADTFKPDEALIRDALERFLKQPDVYADPWTLRRSIDTRDTTLLEDWFFNQGGRGAQPSRGSRPRNILVSAGLISIIGELYGDQFQCLVLAGGPERLGEWRRGLQDALGLSREDFGPSSGVVLFERPEALVERADRLEERGEVPLILIDAAEGSIEIPVLQFPLWLAFAAGPNERLDDDDLL; this is translated from the coding sequence ATGCCCGACGACACCGACCTGACGCCACAGGATTCCGCTGATCCCCAGCCCAGCTCAGAGGCCAGCTCAGAAACCACCTCAGAGCCAACCGCCGGGGACAATGCCCATCGTTCAACAGCGGCCGAGACTGGCCCCTTGATCGAGCTGGCCCTCAAGGATCTGCAGGGACGCCGTGAAGATCTCGAACGGGACATTGCAGAACTCACAAGCCGCAAGCAACAGCTGGAGACAGAACTGAGAAGCTCCTTCGCTGGCCAGTCGGATGCGATCGCCCGGCGCGTGAAGGGCTTTCAGGAGTATCTCGGCGGTGCTCTGCAGGACCTGGTGCAAAGCGTGGAGAGCCTGGAGCTGGTGGTGCAGCCGATGGTGGTGAAGCCATCGCCGCTGGATCAGCAGGGCCTGGATGGCAGCACAGCAACAAGCTCCGAACCAGCTGCTGCAGCGGCAGCCGTGGCCGACACCTTCAAGCCGGACGAAGCCCTGATCCGCGATGCGCTAGAGCGGTTTTTAAAACAACCCGATGTCTACGCCGATCCCTGGACGCTGCGGCGCAGCATCGACACTCGCGACACGACACTGCTCGAGGACTGGTTCTTCAACCAGGGTGGGCGCGGTGCTCAACCCAGTCGCGGCAGTCGTCCCCGCAACATCCTGGTGAGCGCTGGCCTGATCTCGATCATCGGAGAGCTCTACGGCGATCAGTTCCAGTGCCTGGTTCTGGCGGGCGGTCCTGAACGCTTAGGTGAGTGGCGACGCGGGCTGCAGGATGCCCTGGGACTCAGCCGAGAAGACTTCGGACCCAGCAGCGGCGTTGTGTTGTTCGAGCGCCCGGAAGCCTTGGTGGAGCGTGCCGATCGCCTGGAAGAGCGGGGCGAGGTGCCACTGATCCTGATCGATGCGGCTGAGGGCAGCATCGAGATCCCCGTGCTGCAGTTCCCCCTCTGGCTGGCCTTTGCCGCCGGACCGAACGAACGCCTCGACGACGACGACCTGCTGTGA
- a CDS encoding autotransporter outer membrane beta-barrel domain-containing protein, translated as MRIHPWLLQILPSAVVALLACLALDSPPAQAQECIVDPFGAEVCLPGDTGEPPDEPETPDDPDAFVIIPPCFGPCTLFPPRSPYRAFEEAPEVSVDPPLEPETGPAPEPTSEPIKPLWLKTDALDADVAEAYLDQKLRDYYLAQANQTGIDYSQAPIVVFNDVRYVERLEPNTLLFSQETNEPGVNVWVRGFGGRSYSGASSGRTADYGGGGGQLGFDIPLGTTARIGLFGTYAASDGDDNGRGSWDTDGWGGGGYAEYWTNNFYLRGMVSAGGYSGDHSRDDDGDTYRGDRSGNSWTGMLSLGAPFDSGDWVLEPQALFSYTNTSLDRFSESTGNRSGRLRYSEMELDRFGSELSMKFAHPIRDGQRSLFMPFVRVGWVADWGQSGANQKVSFINAEGNNKWSLNDDSHHGALIEIGVDYTTYNFSDTSMGVYARTGTVIWGGDRSASWHVSGGLNFKF; from the coding sequence ATGCGGATTCATCCCTGGCTGCTCCAGATCCTGCCCTCCGCAGTTGTGGCTCTGTTGGCATGTCTTGCCCTGGACTCCCCTCCTGCCCAGGCCCAGGAATGCATCGTTGATCCCTTCGGAGCAGAGGTTTGCCTGCCGGGTGATACAGGTGAGCCGCCTGATGAGCCGGAAACGCCAGACGATCCCGACGCGTTCGTCATCATTCCCCCCTGCTTTGGGCCCTGCACCCTGTTCCCACCACGCTCCCCGTATCGCGCCTTTGAGGAAGCACCCGAGGTGAGTGTCGACCCACCCCTTGAACCTGAGACTGGGCCAGCTCCAGAGCCGACCAGTGAGCCGATCAAACCTCTCTGGCTCAAGACAGATGCACTCGATGCCGATGTGGCTGAGGCTTATCTGGATCAGAAATTACGGGATTACTACCTCGCTCAGGCCAATCAAACCGGCATCGACTACTCGCAAGCGCCGATCGTGGTCTTCAACGACGTTCGCTATGTGGAGCGTCTTGAGCCCAATACCCTTCTTTTCTCACAGGAGACCAACGAACCCGGTGTGAATGTTTGGGTGCGCGGTTTTGGGGGCCGCAGCTATTCGGGTGCATCCAGCGGACGCACAGCAGACTATGGTGGTGGCGGCGGCCAGCTCGGTTTCGACATCCCTTTGGGCACGACGGCACGCATTGGCCTCTTCGGGACCTACGCCGCCTCCGATGGTGACGACAACGGGCGCGGCAGCTGGGACACCGACGGCTGGGGCGGTGGTGGCTACGCCGAATACTGGACGAACAACTTTTATCTGCGCGGCATGGTGAGTGCCGGCGGCTATTCGGGCGATCACAGTCGCGATGACGACGGCGACACCTACCGAGGGGACCGCAGCGGCAACTCCTGGACAGGGATGCTGAGCCTTGGAGCACCCTTTGATTCAGGCGACTGGGTTCTCGAACCCCAGGCCCTGTTCAGCTATACCAACACCAGCCTTGATCGCTTCAGCGAATCAACCGGCAATCGCAGTGGCCGGCTCCGTTACAGCGAAATGGAGCTTGACCGCTTCGGTTCAGAGCTCTCGATGAAATTCGCCCATCCGATCCGGGACGGCCAACGCTCCCTGTTCATGCCGTTCGTCCGCGTTGGCTGGGTGGCCGATTGGGGGCAGAGCGGCGCTAACCAGAAGGTGAGTTTCATCAACGCCGAAGGCAACAACAAGTGGAGCCTCAACGACGACTCCCACCATGGCGCCTTGATCGAAATAGGTGTCGACTACACCACGTACAACTTCAGCGATACATCCATGGGCGTCTACGCACGCACCGGCACGGTGATCTGGGGTGGTGATCGCAGCGCGTCCTGGCACGTTTCCGGTGGCTTGAACTTCAAGTTCTGA